The proteins below are encoded in one region of Bacillus vallismortis:
- the mrgA gene encoding metalloregulation DNA-binding stress protein MgrA: MKTENAKTNQTLVENSMNTQLSNWFLLYSKLHRFHWYVKGPHFFTLHEKFEELYDHAAETVDTIAERLLAIGGQPVATLKEYTEHASITDSGNETSASEMVQALVNDYKQISSESKFVIGLAEENQDNATADLFVGLIDEVEKQVWMLSAYLG, translated from the coding sequence ATGAAAACTGAAAACGCAAAAACAAACCAAACATTAGTTGAGAATTCAATGAACACACAATTATCAAACTGGTTTCTTTTATACTCTAAGCTCCACCGTTTCCATTGGTATGTGAAAGGGCCGCATTTCTTCACATTGCATGAGAAATTTGAAGAATTGTACGACCATGCGGCGGAAACAGTTGATACTATCGCTGAGCGCCTGCTGGCAATCGGCGGCCAGCCTGTAGCCACATTGAAGGAATATACTGAGCATGCATCTATCACTGACAGCGGAAACGAAACATCAGCATCAGAAATGGTACAAGCATTGGTAAACGACTACAAACAAATCAGCAGCGAATCTAAATTCGTAATCGGCCTGGCTGAAGAAAATCAAGACAACGCGACAGCGGACTTGTTTGTCGGATTAATTGATGAAGTTGAAAAACAAGTGTGGATGCTTTCCGCTTACTTAGGATAA
- a CDS encoding M3 family oligoendopeptidase, producing MALQGIDQRWDLDSFFKGGSQSAEFKGYIEKLSQSLRAFQEMTDGFQVPESPEDAEAMIALLDLFEQTSVKLQQAGAFVACLQAQNISDQKAAEHQSLMNRLNAEFQSSLVTLDHKLVAIEQDVWNELLTKPGLRDVSYILNERRQRVAEKLSPGKEKLIGNLAVDGYHAWSDLYNMVVGKMTIPYEENGENKQLSVGQAENVMGHQDRAVRKTIYERLHQAWESKQDLFSSTLNHLAGFRLETYKARGWENVLKEPLQINRMKKETLDTMWQVITENKQPFVQFLNRKASMLGLEKLSWYDVEAPIGSDGKVYSYDEAANVIVSQFSTFGKKLSAFTEKAFRDRWVEAEDRSGKRVGGFCTSFPDSGESRIFMTFSGSASNVSTLAHELGHAFHQEAMLNVRPLNRSYAMNVAETASTFAEMIVADATVQQAETKEEKLVLLEDKVQRSVAFFMNIHARFLFETRFYEERKRGAVPAARLNELMEEAQKEAYCNSLGEYHPLFWASKLHFHITRVPFYNFPYTFGYLFSLGIYALALEEKNAFEEKYTALLRDTASMTVEDLAMKHLGADITKRDFWENAIKLAVRDAEAFLEMTES from the coding sequence ATGGCGCTGCAAGGGATAGACCAAAGATGGGATCTGGATTCGTTTTTTAAGGGCGGGAGCCAATCAGCAGAATTTAAAGGATATATTGAAAAGCTTTCACAAAGTCTGCGTGCATTTCAAGAGATGACTGATGGGTTTCAGGTGCCTGAATCGCCTGAAGACGCTGAAGCGATGATTGCTTTGCTAGATTTATTCGAACAGACTTCTGTCAAACTTCAGCAGGCTGGTGCTTTTGTTGCTTGCCTTCAGGCCCAGAATATCAGTGATCAAAAGGCTGCTGAGCATCAGTCACTCATGAATCGGCTTAACGCAGAATTCCAATCGTCCCTCGTCACCTTAGATCATAAACTGGTGGCCATTGAACAAGATGTGTGGAATGAATTGTTAACAAAACCGGGATTACGTGATGTATCGTACATATTAAATGAAAGAAGACAAAGGGTTGCCGAAAAGCTCAGCCCGGGTAAAGAAAAACTGATTGGAAACCTTGCGGTGGACGGATATCACGCTTGGAGTGACTTATACAATATGGTTGTCGGGAAAATGACCATACCATATGAGGAAAACGGTGAGAATAAGCAATTGTCTGTCGGTCAGGCGGAAAATGTGATGGGGCATCAAGACCGCGCTGTCAGAAAAACAATATATGAACGTTTGCATCAAGCGTGGGAAAGCAAGCAGGATCTATTCAGCAGCACACTCAATCATTTGGCGGGGTTCCGGCTTGAAACCTATAAAGCGCGCGGCTGGGAGAATGTCCTGAAGGAGCCGCTGCAGATCAACAGGATGAAAAAAGAAACATTGGATACGATGTGGCAGGTCATCACTGAAAACAAGCAGCCGTTCGTTCAGTTTTTGAACCGCAAAGCGTCCATGCTCGGCCTTGAAAAGCTCAGCTGGTACGATGTTGAGGCCCCAATCGGATCTGATGGAAAGGTGTATTCATATGATGAAGCCGCAAATGTCATTGTCAGCCAATTTTCCACGTTTGGCAAAAAGCTGTCCGCTTTCACAGAAAAAGCGTTTCGGGACCGTTGGGTTGAGGCGGAAGACAGGAGCGGAAAAAGAGTCGGCGGTTTTTGCACGAGCTTTCCGGACAGCGGGGAATCGCGGATTTTCATGACATTTTCGGGAAGTGCCTCAAATGTATCAACGCTTGCACATGAGCTCGGGCACGCGTTCCATCAGGAAGCGATGCTCAACGTCAGGCCGTTAAACCGGTCCTACGCGATGAACGTAGCGGAAACGGCTTCAACGTTTGCCGAGATGATTGTGGCGGACGCGACTGTTCAGCAGGCGGAGACGAAGGAAGAAAAGCTTGTCCTTCTCGAGGATAAAGTACAAAGAAGCGTTGCGTTCTTCATGAATATCCACGCCAGGTTCCTATTCGAAACGAGATTTTACGAAGAACGAAAGCGGGGAGCCGTCCCGGCCGCCCGTTTGAATGAACTGATGGAAGAGGCGCAAAAAGAGGCATACTGCAACTCATTAGGAGAGTACCATCCGCTCTTTTGGGCGTCGAAGCTCCACTTCCATATTACGAGAGTGCCGTTTTACAATTTTCCTTATACGTTCGGCTACCTGTTTTCTCTCGGCATTTACGCACTGGCGCTTGAAGAAAAAAACGCGTTTGAAGAGAAATATACCGCGCTATTGCGGGATACGGCTTCTATGACCGTGGAGGATTTGGCGATGAAGCATTTGGGCGCTGACATTACGAAGCGAGATTTCTGGGAGAATGCCATCAAGCTGGCCGTGCGGGATGCGGAAGCCTTTTTGGAAATGACTGAATCTTAA
- the cssS gene encoding secretion stress-responsive two-component system sensor histidine kinase CssS produces the protein MKNKPLSFQIWVVISGILLGISILLLVLFSNTLRDFFTNETYATIENEQHVLTEYRLPGSIERRYYSEEATAPTTVRSVQHVLLPENEAASSDKDVSILSSSFIHKVYKLANKQAAEKKRYSADVNGEKVFFVIKKGLSVNGQSAMMLSYALDSYRDDLAYTLFKQLLFIIAVVILLSWIPAIWLAKYLSRPLVSFEKHVKRISEQDWDDPVKVDRKDEIGKLGHTIEEMRQKLVQKDETERTLLQNISHDLKTPVMVIRGYTQSIKDGIFPKGDLENTVDVIEGEALKLEKKIKDLLYLTKLDYLAKQKVQYDMFSIVEVTEDVIERLKWARKELSWETDVEKDILMPGDPEQWNKLLENILENQIRYAETKIEISMKQDDRNIVITIKNDGPHIEDEMLSSLYEPFNKGKKGEFGIGLSIVKRILTLHKASISIENDKTGVTYRIAVPTRL, from the coding sequence ATGAAAAACAAGCCGCTTTCGTTTCAAATATGGGTTGTCATATCCGGCATCCTGTTAGGGATATCCATTTTGCTGCTTGTGTTATTTTCAAACACGCTGCGCGATTTCTTCACCAATGAAACGTATGCGACGATTGAAAATGAACAGCATGTTCTGACGGAGTACCGCCTGCCAGGTTCTATTGAAAGGCGCTATTACAGCGAGGAAGCCACGGCGCCGACAACCGTCCGCTCCGTCCAGCACGTGCTCCTGCCTGAAAATGAAGCTGCCTCCTCAGATAAGGATGTAAGCATTTTGTCGTCTTCGTTCATCCATAAGGTGTACAAGCTGGCCAATAAACAAGCGGCCGAAAAGAAACGGTACAGCGCAGACGTCAATGGAGAGAAAGTGTTTTTTGTCATCAAAAAGGGGCTTTCCGTTAATGGTCAATCAGCTATGATGCTCTCTTATGCGCTTGATTCTTATCGGGACGATCTGGCCTATACGCTATTCAAACAGCTTTTGTTTATTATAGCTGTTGTCATTTTATTAAGCTGGATTCCGGCCATTTGGCTTGCGAAGTATTTATCAAGGCCCCTCGTGTCATTTGAAAAGCACGTCAAACGGATTTCCGAACAAGATTGGGATGACCCAGTGAAAGTGGACCGGAAAGACGAGATCGGCAAGCTGGGCCATACCATCGAAGAGATGCGCCAAAAGCTTGTGCAAAAGGACGAAACGGAAAGAACCCTTTTGCAAAATATCTCTCACGATTTAAAAACACCGGTTATGGTCATCAGAGGCTACACACAATCGATTAAGGACGGGATTTTTCCTAAAGGGGATCTTGAAAATACAGTAGATGTTATTGAAGGCGAAGCCCTTAAGCTGGAGAAAAAAATAAAGGATTTATTATATTTAACGAAGCTGGATTATTTAGCGAAGCAAAAAGTGCAGTACGATATGTTCAGTATCGTGGAAGTGACAGAAGACGTCATCGAAAGACTGAAGTGGGCTCGAAAAGAGTTATCGTGGGAAACTGATGTAGAAAAAGACATTCTGATGCCGGGCGATCCGGAGCAATGGAATAAACTTCTCGAAAATATTTTGGAAAATCAAATCCGCTACGCTGAGACAAAAATAGAAATCAGCATGAAACAAGATGATCGGAATATTGTGATCACCATTAAAAATGACGGCCCGCATATTGAAGATGAGATGCTCTCCAGCCTCTATGAGCCTTTTAATAAAGGGAAGAAAGGCGAATTCGGCATTGGTCTCAGCATCGTAAAACGAATTTTAACTCTTCATAAGGCGTCTATCTCAATTGAAAACGACAAAACGGGTGTAACATACCGAATAGCAGTGCCAACTAGACTGTAA
- the cssR gene encoding secretion stress-responsive two-component system response regulator CssR yields MSYTIYLVEDEDNLNELLTKYLENEGWNITSFTKGEDARKKMTPSPHLWILDIMLPDTDGYTLIKEIKAKDPDVPVIFISARDADIDRVLGLELGSNDYISKPFLPRELIIRVQKLLELVYKEAPPVQKHEIAVSSYRVAEDAREVYDENGKLINLTTKEFDLLLLFIHHKGHPYSREDILVKVWGHDYFGTDRVVDDLVRRLRKKMPELKVETIYGFGYRMMTS; encoded by the coding sequence TTGTCATACACCATTTATCTAGTTGAAGATGAGGATAACCTGAACGAACTGCTGACGAAGTATTTAGAAAATGAGGGCTGGAACATTACATCTTTTACGAAAGGTGAAGACGCCCGAAAGAAAATGACGCCGTCTCCCCACCTCTGGATTCTCGATATCATGCTGCCGGATACCGACGGCTATACATTAATAAAAGAAATCAAAGCGAAAGACCCTGACGTGCCGGTCATTTTTATTTCCGCCCGAGATGCAGATATTGACAGAGTACTTGGTTTAGAGCTTGGCAGCAATGACTATATTTCAAAGCCATTCCTGCCGCGTGAGCTGATCATACGTGTCCAAAAGCTGCTTGAGCTCGTTTATAAGGAAGCTCCACCTGTACAAAAACATGAAATCGCCGTCTCCTCGTATCGGGTCGCTGAAGACGCCCGCGAGGTCTATGATGAAAACGGAAAGTTGATCAATTTGACAACGAAAGAATTTGATCTGCTCCTGTTATTTATCCATCATAAAGGACATCCATACTCGCGTGAGGATATTCTCGTAAAAGTATGGGGGCATGACTACTTTGGAACAGACCGGGTTGTTGATGACCTCGTCCGGAGACTGCGCAAAAAAATGCCTGAATTGAAGGTCGAGACGATTTACGGATTCGGCTACAGGATGATGACATCATGA
- a CDS encoding oxidoreductase — MNKKIAIVTGASKGFGQLAAVKLAKTFFVIATTRQPEKAEQLRELAAAHHVADSIHITALDVTDEHSIASFGKAISAYAPIDLLVNNAGAAYGGFVEDVPMDHFRQQFETNVFGVIHVTKTILPYIRKHGGAKIINVSSISGLTGFPALSPYASSKHALEGFSESLRVELLPFGIHTALVEPGSYKTSIWSTSLSHYMSVPADDSAYHQYYKKILSYVEKNADESGDPQEVADLIYQLATKQHIKKLRYPIGKGVKLTLLFRALFPWSAWESILKKKLFR; from the coding sequence ATGAATAAAAAAATCGCGATCGTAACAGGAGCTTCAAAAGGCTTTGGCCAGCTGGCAGCCGTAAAGCTCGCCAAGACATTTTTTGTGATTGCCACAACAAGACAGCCTGAGAAAGCTGAACAGCTTCGGGAGTTGGCCGCAGCCCACCATGTAGCTGACTCTATCCACATTACCGCTCTCGACGTCACCGATGAACATTCGATAGCCTCATTCGGAAAAGCCATTAGCGCTTACGCTCCTATTGATCTTCTCGTCAACAACGCCGGAGCCGCTTATGGAGGATTTGTCGAGGATGTGCCGATGGACCATTTCAGACAACAATTTGAAACGAATGTCTTCGGAGTAATCCATGTGACAAAAACCATTCTGCCTTACATAAGAAAGCATGGCGGAGCAAAGATTATAAACGTGAGCAGCATCAGCGGCCTGACCGGATTTCCCGCACTGTCGCCTTATGCATCCTCCAAGCATGCATTGGAGGGTTTTTCTGAGAGCCTGCGTGTGGAGCTGCTTCCGTTCGGTATCCACACCGCTTTGGTCGAGCCCGGCTCATACAAAACGTCGATCTGGTCCACCTCTTTATCACATTATATGTCGGTGCCTGCTGACGATTCAGCCTATCATCAATACTATAAAAAGATCCTTTCCTACGTTGAAAAAAACGCGGACGAAAGCGGAGATCCCCAAGAAGTTGCCGACCTTATTTATCAATTGGCAACAAAACAGCACATAAAGAAATTGCGATATCCGATCGGAAAAGGCGTCAAGCTCACCTTGTTATTCCGAGCGCTTTTTCCTTGGTCTGCATGGGAGTCTATCCTAAAGAAAAAACTATTCAGATGA
- a CDS encoding YusU family protein, whose product MRKLLAVFSKGRWKMDHKLQEQLDGLLEKYTELLLGEASNELKEEVKQWILYTHIAKSMPPLAKHWNATYPDAKQGIKDVIQHIKELNEAHRNKQ is encoded by the coding sequence TTGAGAAAGCTCCTTGCTGTTTTTTCGAAAGGAAGATGGAAAATGGATCACAAACTTCAGGAGCAGCTCGATGGATTGCTGGAGAAGTATACTGAGCTTCTGCTTGGTGAAGCAAGCAATGAGCTAAAAGAAGAAGTGAAGCAATGGATTTTGTACACGCATATAGCCAAAAGCATGCCGCCGCTCGCTAAGCATTGGAATGCGACATATCCTGACGCGAAGCAGGGCATTAAAGATGTTATTCAGCATATTAAGGAATTGAATGAAGCCCATCGAAACAAACAATAA
- a CDS encoding SDR family NAD(P)-dependent oxidoreductase, which yields MNVMNKIALVTGGGTGIGRAASMELAKRGAIVAVNYSRSQSEAEETVEMIQKSGGQAFAIRTNVSKEREVQDMVQSIVKTYGTIDVLVNNASMTRHIPMDDLEAATEDVWDELYAVNVKGMFFCARAVVPFMKKSKAGAIVNVGSIAGITGAGSSMPYAVSKSAVHGLTKSLAHALAPEIRVNGVAPGAVATRWWAGQEEKMKSMIGTLPLQRMAESDDVAKLICSLVEQESLTGQIITVDSGQTL from the coding sequence ATGAATGTCATGAACAAAATAGCTCTCGTAACGGGGGGCGGTACAGGAATCGGAAGAGCAGCCAGCATGGAATTGGCAAAACGCGGAGCGATTGTTGCGGTGAATTATTCACGTTCGCAATCTGAAGCGGAGGAAACAGTCGAAATGATTCAAAAATCTGGCGGGCAAGCCTTTGCCATCAGAACGAATGTCTCAAAAGAGCGCGAAGTGCAGGATATGGTTCAATCGATCGTAAAAACGTACGGCACGATTGATGTTTTAGTCAATAATGCCAGTATGACACGGCATATTCCAATGGATGATCTTGAAGCTGCGACAGAAGATGTCTGGGATGAACTGTATGCTGTCAATGTGAAAGGGATGTTTTTCTGCGCGCGGGCAGTGGTCCCGTTCATGAAAAAAAGCAAGGCTGGAGCAATCGTAAATGTCGGAAGCATCGCAGGGATAACTGGGGCGGGCTCATCTATGCCTTACGCTGTGTCAAAATCGGCTGTACACGGTTTAACGAAATCTTTGGCGCACGCCTTGGCGCCTGAAATCAGAGTGAACGGTGTAGCACCGGGGGCTGTAGCAACGAGATGGTGGGCTGGCCAGGAAGAGAAAATGAAGAGCATGATCGGCACTTTGCCGCTGCAGCGAATGGCTGAATCGGATGATGTCGCCAAATTGATTTGTTCGCTTGTTGAACAGGAATCACTTACAGGCCAAATCATCACAGTTGACAGCGGACAGACGCTATAA
- a CDS encoding tautomerase family protein: MPFVQIHLRARRSEAWLQTLSRTIHQSMIEEINVPEDDYFQVIRQYDNSEFFYDPSYLRVERTDELVYIHFTLKDSRTTEQKKALYRSIASSLHSKLGIRKDDVFIMLAGNQDEDWSFGNGRAQMIE, from the coding sequence ATGCCATTTGTACAGATTCATTTGCGGGCGAGGAGAAGCGAAGCGTGGCTTCAAACCCTAAGCAGGACCATCCACCAATCGATGATCGAAGAAATCAATGTGCCGGAAGATGACTATTTTCAAGTCATCAGGCAGTATGATAACAGCGAATTTTTTTATGATCCGTCTTATCTGCGGGTCGAGCGCACTGATGAACTGGTATACATTCATTTTACCTTGAAAGATTCAAGAACCACTGAACAGAAAAAAGCGCTTTACCGCTCAATCGCAAGCAGCCTTCATTCCAAGCTTGGCATAAGAAAAGATGATGTGTTTATCATGCTGGCCGGAAACCAGGATGAGGATTGGTCGTTTGGAAATGGAAGGGCCCAGATGATCGAATAA
- a CDS encoding ABC transporter ATP-binding protein, with translation MGMSAISTETLSLGYGDAVIIDELNLTIPKGEITVFIGSNGCGKSTLLRSLARLMKPRGGSVLLEGRAIAKLPTKEVAKELAILPQGPSAPEGLTVHQLVKQGRYPYQNWLKQWSKEDEAAVERALKATKLEDMADRAVDSLSGGQRQRAWIAMTLAQETDIILLDEPTTYLDMTHQIEILDLLFELNEKEERTIVMVLHDLNLACRYAHHLVAIKDKRIYAEGRPEEVITCDLVQNVFSMNCQVTQDPLFGTPLCIPHGRGRCIVQEAAFTSHG, from the coding sequence ATGGGTATGAGTGCAATTTCTACAGAAACGCTGAGCTTAGGATACGGGGATGCCGTTATTATTGATGAGTTGAATTTAACCATTCCAAAAGGTGAAATTACCGTATTTATTGGCAGCAACGGCTGCGGAAAATCGACACTTTTACGTTCATTAGCGCGCCTGATGAAGCCGAGAGGCGGTTCAGTGCTGCTGGAAGGAAGAGCGATTGCCAAGCTTCCGACGAAGGAAGTCGCAAAAGAGCTCGCAATCCTGCCGCAGGGCCCTTCGGCTCCAGAGGGGCTGACGGTGCATCAGCTGGTGAAGCAAGGAAGGTACCCTTACCAAAATTGGCTGAAACAGTGGTCAAAAGAGGATGAGGCAGCGGTTGAGAGAGCGCTTAAAGCAACCAAACTTGAGGACATGGCTGACCGCGCCGTCGACTCTTTGTCAGGAGGACAGCGCCAGCGGGCTTGGATCGCGATGACGCTTGCGCAGGAAACGGATATTATCCTTCTGGATGAGCCGACAACGTATTTAGACATGACGCACCAAATTGAAATCCTTGATTTGCTGTTTGAGCTGAATGAAAAGGAAGAGCGGACGATTGTGATGGTTCTTCATGACTTAAACTTGGCATGCCGCTACGCGCATCACCTTGTAGCCATAAAAGATAAACGGATTTATGCTGAAGGACGTCCGGAAGAGGTTATCACCTGTGACCTTGTGCAAAATGTGTTTTCTATGAACTGCCAGGTTACACAGGACCCGCTGTTCGGAACGCCTCTTTGCATTCCTCACGGCAGGGGCAGATGCATTGTCCAGGAAGCGGCTTTCACATCACATGGGTAA
- a CDS encoding YusW family protein, translating to MRLIRAAGAICFAMVLIAGCRLNEDKQQAEGENTAVTQLKSVPYSDFSLRVSYGDGEHNRYEGIYTKKGTQETAEIQDKLSGVKQEGEEALDEMKMILSELSVTEQMAESEVIHSVLAAFNLDSHYDHIDLKLKLKDGSVREIKK from the coding sequence ATGCGTTTGATCAGAGCAGCCGGGGCTATTTGCTTCGCAATGGTTCTGATTGCTGGCTGCCGTCTCAACGAAGACAAGCAGCAGGCAGAAGGAGAAAATACAGCCGTCACCCAGCTGAAGTCTGTTCCTTACAGCGATTTTTCGCTCCGTGTGAGCTACGGAGATGGTGAGCATAATCGGTATGAAGGCATATATACAAAAAAAGGGACTCAGGAAACAGCGGAAATCCAGGATAAGCTCTCCGGTGTCAAGCAGGAGGGGGAAGAAGCCTTAGATGAGATGAAAATGATTCTGAGCGAGCTTTCCGTAACAGAGCAAATGGCTGAATCTGAAGTGATTCACAGTGTGCTGGCAGCGTTTAATCTGGACAGCCATTATGATCATATCGACTTAAAACTAAAGCTGAAGGACGGCTCAGTCAGAGAAATTAAGAAATGA
- a CDS encoding LysR family transcriptional regulator, whose protein sequence is MESGDLRVFQMVAREGSITKAAKQLGYVQSNVTARVQQLEAELGTILFLRHNRGMTLSASGKLLLDYANKIIGLLDEASKALSSSVEPSGPLMIGSTQTTAAVRLPKLLASYYEEYPNVQLSLTTGHTQFLLDKVLRYELDGAFIGCECNHPDLESYPAFEEEPVVVSAASVSDAEEAATKPILVYSTGCSYRETLEKWLRSVGVTQPVMMEFGTLEAIIGGVTAGLGISLLPRTVVQKHEAEGAIRLYPLPKALSQMKTEFVVRKDSFISSALRTFMDSFAPDQTAASQKSSLL, encoded by the coding sequence ATGGAAAGCGGAGATTTACGTGTGTTTCAAATGGTAGCCCGTGAAGGTTCCATTACGAAAGCGGCCAAGCAGCTTGGCTATGTGCAATCGAATGTCACGGCAAGAGTTCAGCAATTGGAAGCTGAGCTTGGCACCATTCTGTTTTTGCGCCATAATCGGGGCATGACACTTTCTGCAAGCGGAAAACTGCTGCTGGACTATGCGAATAAAATTATCGGCCTGCTGGATGAAGCGTCAAAAGCACTCTCATCCTCTGTCGAACCAAGCGGGCCGCTTATGATCGGCTCCACACAGACAACCGCCGCGGTAAGGCTTCCGAAGCTTCTGGCTTCTTATTATGAAGAATACCCAAACGTACAGCTGTCATTAACGACAGGGCATACTCAATTTCTCCTCGATAAAGTTCTTCGTTACGAATTGGATGGCGCGTTTATCGGATGTGAATGCAATCATCCTGATCTCGAATCCTATCCCGCATTTGAGGAAGAACCAGTGGTTGTTTCGGCGGCTTCCGTGTCTGATGCAGAAGAAGCCGCCACAAAGCCGATTCTCGTTTACAGCACAGGCTGTTCATATCGTGAGACACTTGAAAAATGGCTGCGTTCCGTCGGTGTCACACAGCCGGTCATGATGGAATTTGGCACGCTTGAAGCGATTATCGGCGGGGTTACAGCGGGTCTTGGCATCTCATTGCTGCCGAGAACGGTTGTGCAGAAACACGAGGCTGAAGGGGCGATTCGCTTGTACCCGTTGCCTAAAGCGCTTAGCCAGATGAAAACAGAATTTGTTGTCCGTAAAGATTCGTTTATCAGCAGTGCGCTGCGGACCTTTATGGATTCCTTTGCGCCAGATCAAACGGCAGCATCACAAAAAAGCAGTCTGCTGTAA
- a CDS encoding S1C family serine protease: MDYRRDDQNDQHQTESSHTEHQNSENRQQIDHPEQELLDAPVSYEAGRKETASSLEMEKKETAVKKEKKRKAAWLSPILGGIIGGGLMLGIAPYLPSDQDQTTETASANKQVQSDHFTTTPITNASNVADMVEDLEPTIVGISNIQTSQNNTFGTGGGSSSESESGTGSGVIFNKDGDKAYIITNNHVVEGANKLTVTLYNGETESAKLVGSDAITDLAVLEISGKNIKKVASFGDSSQLRTGEKVIAIGNPLGQQFSGTVTQGIISGLNRTIDVDTTQGKVEMNVLQTDAAINPGNSGGPLINASGQVIGINSLKVSESGVESLGFAIPSNDVEPIVDQLLENGKVERPFLGVQMIDMSQVPQTYQENTLGLFGDQLGKGVYVKEVQGHSPAAKAGIKSEDVIVKLNGKDVESSADIRQILYKDLKVGDKTTIQVLRNGKTETLNVTLTKQTESSSS; the protein is encoded by the coding sequence ATGGATTATCGACGTGATGATCAAAACGACCAACATCAAACAGAATCTTCACATACAGAACATCAGAATTCAGAAAACCGGCAGCAGATTGACCATCCTGAACAGGAATTGCTTGACGCGCCTGTTTCATATGAAGCGGGACGGAAAGAAACGGCTTCCTCTTTAGAAATGGAGAAGAAAGAAACAGCTGTGAAAAAAGAAAAGAAAAGGAAAGCCGCATGGCTGAGCCCGATTTTGGGCGGGATTATCGGCGGCGGCCTGATGCTCGGCATCGCGCCTTATCTGCCGTCAGACCAAGATCAGACGACGGAGACCGCTTCCGCGAATAAACAGGTACAGTCAGATCATTTTACAACGACACCGATCACAAACGCTTCAAACGTCGCTGATATGGTAGAGGATTTAGAGCCGACGATTGTCGGAATCTCAAATATCCAAACCTCGCAAAATAACACTTTCGGCACAGGAGGCGGCTCCAGCTCGGAAAGTGAAAGCGGAACCGGATCAGGCGTCATTTTCAACAAAGACGGTGATAAAGCGTATATCATTACAAATAATCATGTCGTTGAAGGGGCGAATAAGCTGACGGTCACGTTATATAATGGAGAAACGGAAAGTGCCAAGCTTGTCGGCAGCGATGCGATAACCGATTTGGCTGTTCTGGAGATCAGCGGCAAGAACATCAAAAAAGTCGCGAGCTTCGGTGACTCATCACAGCTGCGCACGGGCGAAAAGGTCATCGCCATCGGAAATCCGCTCGGACAGCAGTTTTCCGGTACGGTGACACAAGGCATCATCAGCGGTCTGAACCGGACAATTGATGTCGATACCACACAAGGCAAGGTGGAAATGAACGTGCTGCAAACTGACGCAGCGATCAATCCAGGGAACAGCGGAGGCCCGTTAATCAACGCGAGCGGCCAAGTGATCGGCATCAACAGCTTAAAGGTGAGCGAGAGCGGCGTAGAATCACTTGGATTTGCGATCCCGAGCAATGATGTCGAGCCGATTGTTGACCAGCTGCTTGAAAATGGAAAGGTAGAACGTCCGTTTTTAGGCGTGCAAATGATTGACATGTCACAAGTTCCTCAAACCTATCAGGAAAATACGCTTGGCCTGTTTGGAGATCAATTAGGCAAAGGTGTGTATGTAAAAGAAGTTCAAGGACATTCACCAGCGGCCAAAGCCGGTATCAAATCTGAGGATGTCATTGTCAAACTAAACGGGAAAGACGTGGAAAGCAGCGCGGATATCCGTCAGATCCTTTACAAGGACTTGAAAGTCGGAGACAAAACAACCATACAAGTCCTTCGAAACGGAAAAACCGAAACCTTGAATGTGACTCTGACCAAGCAGACAGAAAGCAGCTCAAGTTAG